The Euphorbia lathyris chromosome 2, ddEupLath1.1, whole genome shotgun sequence genome includes a window with the following:
- the LOC136219558 gene encoding uncharacterized protein isoform X2 produces the protein MAMQTGMGVSKILILAGAGYTGTILFNNGKLSDVIGELQALVRGLEKSGEHPDDSDYSDVIAQQVKRLAMEVRQLASARQITVLNGGSGQMGNLSNLIVPAAAVGALGYGYMWWKGLNFSDLMYVTKKSMANAVSNLTKHLEQVSEALSAAKVHLTQRIQLLDDKMDSQKEISKAIQNDVNAASENLSQIGSELWQLQCLVSGLDGKIGSLEEKQDLANMGVLYLCNFVGGKNMKLPKTLEDELKISGRTRSALPKLTGLKDFDNLFPTNGEPTTTSDIILQDGINKVADSPCTPQINQPRTLLRYSSAKC, from the exons ATGGCTATGCAAACCGGAATGGGCGTTTCTAAGATCCTGATCTTGGCCGGTGCAG GATACACTGGTACGATCTTGTTTAACAATGGCAAATTGTCTGATGTGATCGGTGAACTTCAG GCGCTGGTGAGGGGATTGGAAAAATCTGGGGAACATCCAGATGATTCTGACTACAGTGATGTCATTGCCCAACAG GTGAAGCGTTTGGCTATGGAGGTTCGGCAACTGGCCTCTGCACGACAAATAACTGTTCTCAATGGGGGTTCTGGTCAAATGG GAAACTTGAGCAATCTCATAGTCCCAGCTGCTGCTGTCGGGGCATTGGGTTATGGTTACATGTGGTGGAAG GGCCTAAATTTCTCGGATCTTATGTATGTGACAAAGAAGAGCATGGCAAATGCTGTTTCAAACCTGACGAAACATCTGGAGCAAGTATCTGAGGCGCTATCT GCTGCAAAGGTGCATTTGACACAACGCATACAGCTTTTGGATGATAAAATGGACAGTCAAAAGGAGATCTCAAAGGCTATTCAAAATGAT GTTAATGCTGCTTCAGAAAATCTATCACAAATAGGCTCTGAGCTTTGGCAGTTGCAATGTTTAGTTTCTGGTTTG GATGGAAAGATAGGTTCATTGGAGGAGAAGCAG GATCTTGCAAATATGGGTGTGTTGTACCTGTGCAATTTTGTTGGAGGCAAGAATATGAAATTGCCCAAAACTCtggag GATGAGCTTAAAATTTCTGGGAGAACTCGTAGTGCACTTCCAAAGTTGACG GGTCTCAAGGATTTTGACAATTTGTTTCCAACCAACGGTGAACCAACAACAACCTCCGATATTATATTGCAAGATGGAATTAATAAGGTGGCGGACTCGCCATGTACTCCACAAATTAACCAACCTAGAACTCTGCTCAG gtaTAGTTCAGCAAAGTGCTGA
- the LOC136219558 gene encoding uncharacterized protein isoform X1: MAMQTGMGVSKILILAGAAGYTGTILFNNGKLSDVIGELQALVRGLEKSGEHPDDSDYSDVIAQQVKRLAMEVRQLASARQITVLNGGSGQMGNLSNLIVPAAAVGALGYGYMWWKGLNFSDLMYVTKKSMANAVSNLTKHLEQVSEALSAAKVHLTQRIQLLDDKMDSQKEISKAIQNDVNAASENLSQIGSELWQLQCLVSGLDGKIGSLEEKQDLANMGVLYLCNFVGGKNMKLPKTLEDELKISGRTRSALPKLTGLKDFDNLFPTNGEPTTTSDIILQDGINKVADSPCTPQINQPRTLLRYSSAKC; the protein is encoded by the exons ATGGCTATGCAAACCGGAATGGGCGTTTCTAAGATCCTGATCTTGGCCGGTGCAG CAGGATACACTGGTACGATCTTGTTTAACAATGGCAAATTGTCTGATGTGATCGGTGAACTTCAG GCGCTGGTGAGGGGATTGGAAAAATCTGGGGAACATCCAGATGATTCTGACTACAGTGATGTCATTGCCCAACAG GTGAAGCGTTTGGCTATGGAGGTTCGGCAACTGGCCTCTGCACGACAAATAACTGTTCTCAATGGGGGTTCTGGTCAAATGG GAAACTTGAGCAATCTCATAGTCCCAGCTGCTGCTGTCGGGGCATTGGGTTATGGTTACATGTGGTGGAAG GGCCTAAATTTCTCGGATCTTATGTATGTGACAAAGAAGAGCATGGCAAATGCTGTTTCAAACCTGACGAAACATCTGGAGCAAGTATCTGAGGCGCTATCT GCTGCAAAGGTGCATTTGACACAACGCATACAGCTTTTGGATGATAAAATGGACAGTCAAAAGGAGATCTCAAAGGCTATTCAAAATGAT GTTAATGCTGCTTCAGAAAATCTATCACAAATAGGCTCTGAGCTTTGGCAGTTGCAATGTTTAGTTTCTGGTTTG GATGGAAAGATAGGTTCATTGGAGGAGAAGCAG GATCTTGCAAATATGGGTGTGTTGTACCTGTGCAATTTTGTTGGAGGCAAGAATATGAAATTGCCCAAAACTCtggag GATGAGCTTAAAATTTCTGGGAGAACTCGTAGTGCACTTCCAAAGTTGACG GGTCTCAAGGATTTTGACAATTTGTTTCCAACCAACGGTGAACCAACAACAACCTCCGATATTATATTGCAAGATGGAATTAATAAGGTGGCGGACTCGCCATGTACTCCACAAATTAACCAACCTAGAACTCTGCTCAG gtaTAGTTCAGCAAAGTGCTGA